A single genomic interval of Thiobacter sp. AK1 harbors:
- a CDS encoding RnfH family protein, with protein MDETILVEVAYARPDQQVLIPVRLPPGATVEEAIRRSRVLERFPEIDLARNKVGIWSKLTKLEAPVRDRDRVEIYRPLIADPKEVRRKRAEAGKAMKKGGGELKDEGQ; from the coding sequence CCGACCGGATCAGCAGGTGCTCATTCCGGTGCGCCTGCCCCCGGGCGCGACCGTAGAGGAGGCGATCCGACGTTCCAGGGTGCTGGAGCGTTTTCCCGAAATCGATCTGGCTCGCAACAAGGTGGGGATTTGGTCGAAGCTTACCAAGCTGGAGGCACCGGTTCGAGACCGGGATCGGGTGGAGATCTACCGACCACTCATCGCGGATCCGAAAGAAGTGCGGCGCAAGCGTGCGGAGGCGGGAAAGGCGATGAAGAAGGGCGGGGGCGAGCTCAAAGACGAGGGCCAATAG